Genomic window (Roseivirga sp. 4D4):
GGCCTATACGCCTTGCTTACTTTTGCGGTACAAGAGCGCACCAGAGAATTAGCCATTAGAAAAGTTCTGGGTGTAAAAGTGAAACAGGTTTTAGTATTGCTATCCGGCAATTATGCACGCCTTATGTTGATCGCTAACATCATAGCAATCCCGGTTACTTGGTATATGTTAAACGAATGGCTTAATAATTTCAATTACAGAATAGACCTAGGCGTTTTGACCTTTGGCATAATCACTTTGCTGACCTTTAGCATCATATATTTAATTGCCGGGCTGAAGACTTTGCAATCGAATAGAATCAACCCTACTGAGGCATTGAGAAACGAATAGACGGAGTTCATTACGATTCATCCTACCAATCCTACGATTCGGTAAGTCTTATTTATAAGGAGAGCTTAGTCATTGCACATTTGAGTTATCAAATACTCAACAGCGATGCAACGTCTAAAACTCATACTCACAATACTTGCCATAAGCACGGTCAATGCTTTAGGGCAAACGGTCATCAAGGGAACCGTCAAAGATGCCAAAGGAGTCAGTATTCCTGGAGCCAATATTTACATCAAAGACTCATTTGACGGTGTCAACTCTCAAGCAGATGGTTCATTCGTCTTTGAAACTGGAGAGTCAGGTGCACAAATTCTAATCGTCAGTTTCATCGGTTTTAAGGATATCGAGAAATCTGTAGAACTGAAAGGTGAAACCCTGGTATTGAACCTAGTCCTACAGGAAGAAATCAATAAGCTTGATGGTGTCACGATTACTGCCGGAGCCTTCGAGGCCAGTGATATTAAAAAAGTCACGGTCTTAAAGCCTTTAGATATTGTTACAACGGCAAGCGCGGCAGGAGACATTATGGGTGCTATTAATACACTGCCGGGAACCGCCACTGTTGGTGAGTCAGGTCGCCTATTCGTACGTGGTGGTGAGGGTTACGAAACCAAGGTCTTTATCGATGGTTTAGAGGTGAGAAATGCATTTGGGGCCACTGCTCCCAATGTGCCAACCCGTGGCCGATTTAGCCCTTTTCTTTTCAAAGGAGTCACTTTCAGCACGGGAGGCTATTCAGCAGAATATGGACAAGCCTTGTCCTCTGCTTTGGTATTGAATTCGAATGACATCGCTGACAAAACTCAAGGAGACATCTCTTTAATGTCTGTAGGCGGAGATATTGCTTACACCAAGAAATGGGATAAGACCTCAATATCGGGTAAGGTTCAGTATACCGACCTTCGTCCCTATCAGGACCTGATCCGTCAATTCTTTGATTGGGAGCAAGGCCCAGTGGGTACGGTTGGAGAACTCGTCTTCAGACATAAGGTGAATAAAAACGGTCTGTTGAAAATCTATACCAATGTTGATGTATCAGACTTCAGAATCCGATTCCCCAACATTAACAGAAATGGTTTGAAGGATACTGTGAGTGTTGCCAATAACTACGGCTATGTCAATGCCAGTTATAAGGATATTCTCAACAAAAAATGGTCTATCCGTGGGGGCCTTTCAACTACCTATAACAAGGAAAAAGTCGGTTTCAATGAGGATAGAGTGAATGAACTCGAAAAGGGAGCTCATGGTAAAGTAGCCCTGAATTGGGATGCCAGTGAGAAGATCACCGTCAATATGGGAAGTGAATTCTTTCACAAACGATTCGATCGATCTTTCGGTCTTTCGGACGGTCCTTTAGACAGTTTTGGCTTCGAAGACAATACCTTGGCCAGTTTCGTTGAGGCCGATTATTTCGCCTCAAACAAGTTAGTTTTCAGAACTGG
Coding sequences:
- a CDS encoding TonB-dependent receptor, producing the protein MQRLKLILTILAISTVNALGQTVIKGTVKDAKGVSIPGANIYIKDSFDGVNSQADGSFVFETGESGAQILIVSFIGFKDIEKSVELKGETLVLNLVLQEEINKLDGVTITAGAFEASDIKKVTVLKPLDIVTTASAAGDIMGAINTLPGTATVGESGRLFVRGGEGYETKVFIDGLEVRNAFGATAPNVPTRGRFSPFLFKGVTFSTGGYSAEYGQALSSALVLNSNDIADKTQGDISLMSVGGDIAYTKKWDKTSISGKVQYTDLRPYQDLIRQFFDWEQGPVGTVGELVFRHKVNKNGLLKIYTNVDVSDFRIRFPNINRNGLKDTVSVANNYGYVNASYKDILNKKWSIRGGLSTTYNKEKVGFNEDRVNELEKGAHGKVALNWDASEKITVNMGSEFFHKRFDRSFGLSDGPLDSFGFEDNTLASFVEADYFASNKLVFRTGLRYEHSSLVNQTWVSPRLAMSYKLNDYGQFSLAYGKFLQSPLNDYAIVNQQLAPEQATHHILNYQYIRDNRVFRVESYWKKYDDLVKFQSLDDFNPLNYNNSGFGEAKGVDVFWRDGKTFKGTDYWVSYSFVDSERNYQDFNTLATPSFLSKHNFSFVIKHFVEPLRTQFGATFNYGSSRPFHNPNRPGFQNDRTPDYQDLSLNAAILLKQNIIIYLSSSNIFGRDNIFGYEYAAQPNFDGIYDRQPIRQGAKRFIFLGLFITLTKDGQENQLENL